In one Brachyhypopomus gauderio isolate BG-103 unplaced genomic scaffold, BGAUD_0.2 sc81, whole genome shotgun sequence genomic region, the following are encoded:
- the mdc1 gene encoding mediator of DNA damage checkpoint protein 1 isoform X11: protein MAGERMDATQRIENSLIEEENDDDEEKERKERKESEPLAALKVFKNNYIPETEIPLYLGENVLGRDPAFCSGLLQAPSVSGRHAVISISVFPPHDRCHGDVKATETLLWDLGSLNGSRRGRFKLTPHVRYALSDGDSVVLADLPCQYVGRESMTRLAGPAMPDGGAVGEKTAYKGSDPVDGTGGGVENGVGGSSSPPAPVGNTELKKCDQTPPKTLQRPGSTVVSVSDSDSEEDEGRQRGRRFLSSASSDRSGPTCSTLLTPANKVIPDSEDESFIPPPSAMAGGSIKIDASSDSTPAPLNFNMDSDTEGEEEETDVMKAQPEAEAIVVALQARPVHDDSDAGVEEGEKEKATGEPEASSRTTPQDLITPASVSMDTHTEENHPAPQPVDFHMDSDTDAEDDVADSFRGSELDTSVTRPPPDHESAIPKASESSMETAKTAMRVIKMDSDSDTDDEDPFKSRQGKATQAPVTKTAQPHSDSDTDLDDDPTQAKTPAVTAVPPQCVQTELGAVTPHAGPVLAQPPGERGWDDFRMDSDTDVEEEEEKTEERGRTSTQGAAQIIKSSTPRGAGPCLPSLLCPSPSAEGCSVDTEDFAVAETQSFVSNAPPVSATLDETPASFRTPVTRPSHGGSTFCPGLSDSGHRQPEHEKHAEALGLTENDLDLQDTQAYAPPQCVQTELGAVTPHAGPVLAQPPGERGWDDFRMDSDTDVEEEEEKTEERGRTSTQGAAQIIKSSTPRGAGGTGLSEEEVETQAFLGPSQTFRRPALPSPLCSSPSAVASTMEIYDFAVAETQSFASNASPCDSTLEETPASLRTPGTRPSHGGSSFCLGLSISSHRQPESEEHAKASGLPENDWDLQATQSYGGGEAGVGEEQKQLHQESTQAYTVGLDQEEEPKEEEEETQPLDTPGLSHPSAAETRLVTRTREEDGGGSAANRASVTGGGPGVVEEEKEEEEKEGVLVDSHLSTAETLLLVRSPKPEERLQPYDLHRTTSLEEEEEDGREEEEEAQRRKARSTGSPCRGRLVDEEQSRPTKPDAVTHITIAETQPVCEEEEQEEEQWAEPRSSRRPRRGRQTAAVEPTQALEPDTNIHDATVETMGEDEEVHEEEPRSSRRPRRGRRVEMEPTQLIEPDTMSAVEMQPMSEEEIQVEAANVPSLRGRNRGRGRGTFGRERRRGCSEREGEGKRGKTLEEGSSKEVDTGRRGRRSTRQRERAEHELERHEGERKEKEEIEQKRREEERERKEKERMEKEREETRLEREKEREEKERLKKEKEREEKERLEKEKKEREEKERLEKEREEKERLEKEKKEREEKERLEKEKKEREEKERLEKEKEREEKERLEKEKKEREEKERLEKEKKEREEKERLEKEKKEREEKERLEKEKKEREEKERLEKVKKEREEKERLEKEKKEREEKERLEKEKKEREEKERLEKEKKEREEKERLEKEKKEREEKERLEKEQKENEVENLEREEGEEKLEKDRKKRKQKEKIQIESERREREKERLDKKREREEFQQKSENEKQEETDRLGRKRRKREEKEQLEAQELERQQTDSKKREKEMELEKQKRRPQRQRKTVLGKKELEKEGNQELSEGILHVDDAQITTQEKESEQGEAGKQECEDLESKHQEEEPGKGEVKARRGRCPTRKSVVPPAGLESLTPSNHSEGVTAKRTRSRSNSSNSEHFTSINEHQTQGQGRKTTKADSDNIRSSVKRRTVTVSSCGLDDTLQDSSTLSQTNSRTSERSRSSVANQSRGRGRGRGRGRKSAKVEQPEEEDPVGSEWGRDGPNPPVADTKAGTSDKAHQEKKESGDLSVTEADVPSKASSRGRKRGSDSTTGTAGAPHKTPKSPRHSVAGQTHKVLFTGVVDEDGEKVVQQLGGVLAKGVADMTHLVTDKVRRTVKFLCAVARGVPVVTPDWLAKSAKSGSFLSPNEYLVKDKEQEKKFNFSLQEALRVARQQPLLQGYEIHVTTSVRPEPPQMREIITCCGARYLPKMPSVPKAQMVVVSCEEDRALFERALGLSVPVVSAEFLLTGILQQRVDLQTHAFSASPASPPKPSSRGRKK from the exons ATG GCAGGGGAGCGTATGGATGCCACGCAACGGATTGAAAACTCCTTAATTGAGGAGGAAAATGACGACGATGAAGAAAAGGAacggaaagaaagaaaagaaagtgaACCACTGGCTGCATTGAAAGTATTCAAAAATAACTACATCCCAGAGACAG AGATCCCTCTTTACCTGGGAGAAAATGTATTGGGACGGGACCCCGCCTTTTGCTCCGGGTTGCTGCAGGCCCCTTCCGTATCCGGGCGCCACGCAGTCATCTCCATCTCCGTGTTCCCCCCTCACGACCGCTGCCACGGAGATGTCAAGGCCACGGAGACCCTGCTGTGGGACTTGGGGAGTCTGAACGGCAGCCGGAGGGGGCGCTTCAAGCTGACCCCACACGTGCGTTACGCGCTGTCTGACGGCGACAGCGTGGTGCTCGCTGACCTTCCCTGCCAGTACGTCGGCCGCGAGAGCATGACGAGACTCGCCGGTCCGGCCATGCCTGATGGAGGGGCGGTGGGGGAGAAAACGGCGTACAAGGGGAGTGACCCTGTAGACGGGActgggggaggggtagagaacGGGGTAGGGGGGAGTTCATCACCTCCAGCACCGGTGGGGAACACTGAACTGAAGAAATGTGATCAGACGCCTCCGAAAACTCTCCAACGTCCAGGGAGCACAGTAGTGTCCGTGTCCGACTCGGACTCTGAGGAAGACGAgggcagacagagagggaggagatttCTGA GTTCTGCTTCTTCTGACCGGTCAGGCCCAACATGTTCAACATTGCTGACCCCAGCCAACAAAGTCATTCCAGACAG TGAAGATGAGAGCTTCATTCCTCCACCCTCAGCCATGGCAGGGGGATCAATAAAGATTGATGCTTCCTCAGACTCCACACCTGCCCCGCTGAACTTCAACATGGACAGTGACACagaaggtgaagaagaggagacggATGTGATGAAGGCTCAGCCAGAAGCCGAGGCCATCGTCGTCGCACTGCAGGCACGTCCGGTTCATGACGACAGTGATGCTGGTGTAGAGGAaggggagaaggagaaggcCACGGGTGAGCCCGAGGCTTCATCCAGAACCACACCACAGGACTTGATCACTCCAGCCAGTGTgtccatggacacacacacggaggagAATCACCCCGCACCCCAGCCTGTCGACTTCCACATGGACAGCGACACTGATGCAGAAGATGATGttgcagacagcttcagaggcTCAGAACTTGACACCTCAGTCACCAGACCACCTCCTGACCATGAATCAGCCATTCCTAAGGCCAGCGAGTCCAGCATGGAGACGGCAAAGACTGCGATGAGGGTGATCAAGATGGACTCGGACAGTGACACCGATGACGAGGATCCATTTAAAAGCAGACAGGGCAAAGCTACACAGGCGCCAGTGACCAAGACTGCACAGCCTCACTCTGACAGCGACACGGACCTGGACGATGACCCCACCCAGGCCAAGACCCCCGCTGTGACCGCAGTACCACCACAGTGTGTTCAGACTGAGCTGGGTGCAGTTACCCCGCACGCAGGACCTGTCCTGGCCCAGCCTCCTGGTGAGCGAGGGTGGGATGACTTCAGGATGGACAGCGATACGGATgttgaggaagaagaggagaagacagaggagagagggcggACGTCTACGCAGGGAGCAGCACAGATTATTAAGTCTTCTACACCAAGGGGGGCAG GTCCATGtctgccctctctcctctgcccctccccctctgctgAAGGCTGCAGTGTGGATACTGAAGACTTTGCTGTGGCTGAGACTCAGTCTTTTGTGTCCAACGCACCCCCGGTCAGTGCCACCCTGGACGAGACACCTGCGTCCTTCAGGACCCCAGTGACCCGGCCCTCCCATGGGGGCTCGACCTTCTGCCCGGGCCTTTCCGACAGTGGCCACCGACAGCCAGAGCACGAGAAGCACGCCGAGGCTTTGGGCCTGACTGAGAACGACTTGGACCTCCAGGATACCCAGGCATATG CACCACCACAGTGTGTTCAGACTGAGCTGGGTGCAGTTACCCCGCACGCAGGACCTGTCCTGGCCCAGCCTCCTGGTGAGCGAGGGTGGGATGACTTCAGGATGGACAGTGACACGGATgttgaggaagaagaggagaagacGGAGGAGAGAGGGCGGACGTCTACGCAGGGAGCAGCACAGATTATTAAGTCTTCTACACCAAGAGGGGCAG gaggcacAGGATTGTCTGAAGAGGAAGTAGAAACTCAGGCATTCCTTGGTCCCTCACAGACGTTCAGAC gaccAGCTCTGCCCTCTCCGCTCTGTTCCTCCCCCTCAGCGGTGGCCAGCACTATGGAAATATATGACTTTGCCGTGGCTGAGACTCAGTCGTTTGCGTCCAACGCTTCCCCTTGTGACTCTACATTGGAAGAGACACCTGCATCCTTGAGGACCCCTGGGACCCGGCCCTCCCATGGAGGCTCGTCCTTCTGCCTGGGCCTTTCCATCAGCAGTCACCGACAGCCAGAGTCTGAGGAGCACGCCAAGGCTTCGGGCCTGCCAGAGAACGACTGGGACCTCCAGGCCACGCAGTCATACG GAGGTGGAGAAGCTGGTGTGGGTGAGGAGCAGAAGCAGCTGCACCAGGAGTCCACTCAGGCATACACAGTCGGTCTGGACCAGGAGGAAGAGCcaaaggaagaggaggaggagacccagCCGCTGGACACCCCAGGCCTCAGCCACCCCTCTGCTGCTGAAACTCGGCTGGTCACCAGGACGCGGGAGGAAGATGGTGGTGGTAGCGCCGCTAACAGGGCATCTGTCACTGGTGGAGGAccaggagtggtggaggaggagaaggaggaggaggagaaggagggtgTGCTGGTGGATTCACACCTCTCCACTGCAGAGACTCTGCTCCTCGTCAGGAGCCCGAAGCCCGAGGAGCGACTTCAGCCCTACGACCTGCACCGAACAACGTcactggaggaggaggaagaggatggaagggaggaagaggaggaagcacAGAGACGTAAAGCACGATCTACTGGGAGTCCCTGCAGAGGACGACTGGTGGATGAAGAACAGTCACGTCCTACTAAGCCTGATGCCGTCACTCACATCACCATTGCTGAAACACAGCCTGtttgtgaggaagaggagcaggaggaagagCAATGGGCTGAGCCCAGGTCCAGCAGGAGACCTCGTAGAGGGAGGCAGACTGCTGCAGTCGAGCCAACACAGGCGCTGGAGCCTGATACTAACATTCATGACGCCACAGTTGAAACTATGGGCGAGGATGAAGAAGTACATGAGGAAGAGCCCAGATCTAGCAGGAGACCTCGTAGGGGAAGACGGGTGGAGATGGAGCCCACACAACTTATTGAGCCAGACACAATGTCCGCTGTTGAAATGCAGCCAATGAGTGAAGAAGAGATCCAGGTGGAGGCTGCCAACGTTCCCAGCCTCAGGGGGAGAAACAGGGGAAGAGGGAGGGGAACATTTGGaagggagagaagaagaggctgctcagagagagaaggagaggggaagagaggaaaaaCACTGGAGGAGGGAAGCAGCAAGGAGGTGGACACGGGGAGGAGGGGAAGAAGGAGcaccagacagagagagagagctgagcatGAGCTGGAGAGACAcgagggggagagaaaagaaaaggaagaaatagaacagaagagaagggaagaagagagagagaggaaggaaaaAGAGAGAATGGAGAAGGAACGGGAAGAGACAAGACTGgaaagggagaaggagagagaagagaaagagaggttgaaaaaggagaaggagagagaagagaaagagaggttggagaaggagaagaaggagagagaagagaaagagaggttggagaaggagagagaagagaaagagaggttggaaaaggagaagaaggagagagaagagaaagagag gttggaaaaggagaagaaggagagagaagagaaggagag gttggaaaaggagaaggagagagaagagaaagagaggttggaaaaggagaagaaggagagagaagagaaggagaggttggaaaaggagaagaaggagagagaagagaaagagaggctggaaaaggagaagaaggagagagaagagaaagagaggctggaaaaggagaagaaggagagagaagagaaggagaggttGGAAAAggtgaagaaggagagagaagagaaggagaggttggaaaaggagaagaaagagagagaagagaaagagaggctggaaaaggagaagaaggagagagaagagaaagagaggctggaaaaggagaagaaggagagagaagagaaggagaggctggaaaaggagaagaaagagagagaagagaaagagagactggAAAAGGAACAGAAAGAAAATGAAGTGGAGAACTTggaaagagaggagggagaagaaAAACTTGAAAAGgacagaaagaaaagaaaacagaaagaaaagatCCAAATAGAGAgcgaaagaagagagagggaaaaggagaGATTGGACaagaagagggaaagagaagaaTTTCAGCAAAAATCTGAAAATGAAAAACAAGAAGAAACAGACAGAttagggagaaagagaaggaagagagaggaaaaagaACAGTTGGAAGCACAGGAACTAGAGAGGCAACAAACGGACtcgaaaaagagagaaaaagagatggAACTGGAGAAGCAAAAGAGACGACCACAAAGGCAACGCAAAACAGTGCTGGGAAAGAAAGAGCTGGAGAAAGAGGGAAATCAAGAATTAAGCGAGGGAATTTTACATGTAGATGATGCTCAAATAACAACACAGGAGAAGGAATCAGAGCAAGGAGAGGCAGGCAAACAAGAATGTGAAGATCTCGAGAGTAAACACCAAGAGGAAGAACCAGGAAAGGGTGAAGTGAAGGCCAGACGAGGCAGATGCCCAACAAGGAAATCTGtagtgccccctgctggtttGGAGAGCTTGACACCTTCAAACCACAGCGAAGGTGTAACTGCTAAAAGAACTCGGTCTCGCTCCAACTCCTCCAACTCTGAGCATTTTACATCCATCAATGAGCATCAAACCCAAGGCCAAGGGAGGAAGACGACTAAAGCAGACTCTgataacattaggtcatcagtCAAGAGGAGAACCGTCACAGTGTCCTCTTGTGGGCTGGACGACACACTGCAGGACTCCAGTACTCTGTCTCAGACCAACTCCAGGACCTCTGAGAGATCTAGGAGCAGTGTGGCCAATCAGAgcagaggcagagggagagggagagggagagggaggaaaagTGCAAAAGTGGAACAGCCAGAAGAGGAAGATCCTGTTGGAAGTGAGTGGGGGAGAGATGGTCCAAACCCTCCAGTGGCTGATACCAAAGCTGGGACGAGTGATAAGGCCCACCAAGAGAAAAAGGAGTCAGGGGATCTGTCTGTCACTGAAGCAGATGTTCCAAGCAAGGCCAGCAGCAGAGGGCGCAAGAGAGGTTCTGATTCCACCACAGGAACTGCAGGAGCTCCTCACAAAACTCCTAAGAGTCCCCGCCACTCAGTAGCTGGTCAAACACACAAG gTGCTCTTCACAGGAGTGGTGGACGAGGACGGTGAGAAAGTGGTGCAGCAGTTGGGTGGAGTTCTGGCCAAAGGCGTGGCTGATATGACCCACCTGGTGACCGATAAGGTCCGTCGTACGGTCAAGTTCCTGTGTGCTGTAGCCAGAGGTGTACCCGTCGTCACCCCTGATTGGCTGGCCAAG AGTGCTAAATCAGGGAGTTTCCTCTCACCTAATGAGTACCTGGTGAAAGATAAGGAGCAGGAGAAGAAATTTAACTTCAGTCTGCAGGA